The region GGTCAATATGGACAAACAAGAGCTAAAAAGTTCTCAATTTTTCCGCTATTATAATGGCGCCCAGAAAAGAATCTACGCCTACCTTCTGATGATGGTTCACAACCACAATGACGCCGAAGACCTCCTCCAGGAAACCGCCAGCATTCTTTGGGAGCAGTACGAGCAGTTTGACCCCAACCAGAGTTTTGCCGCCTGGGCCATCGGCATTGCCCGAAACAAGGCGCTGGATTTCCTCAAACAGAAACGCTCTACCCGCCCGATGTTCAGCGACTCTTTTTATCAGGAGATGTCCAGTCTGGCCGAATCCGAATCCCAAAACATAGACCGTCGGCTGGCCGCCCTGCGAACCTGCCTCAAGCGGCTTTCTCCGGAAAACCAACAGCTGATTCGTCTTCGTTTTGAGGAGGGAATTTCCATCAAAAAGCTCTCCCAAAACCTGCCGTATTCGGCTGATGCCCTTTATAAAAAGATTTCCCGCATCTACAGCTGTCTTTATGACTGCATTCATCGTACGCTGCTTCAGGGGGAGCGCCTATGACCCCTCAGGAACAAACGCTTTTGAATGAACAATTTTTCCGCCTGCTGGACAACGACCTAAGCAGCACCCAGCTGGAGCAGCTGAACCGACTCCTGACATCGGACCCGCAGGCCCGCCTGTACTACTGCCGATTCCTGCAGGACATTGCTGCCCTGACGTTTCGGGCCTGTGCAGATATCCCGGAGAATGCTCCGGAAACGGCCGGCAGCATCCTTACGGAACAATTCTGGATGCAAATGATT is a window of Anaerohalosphaeraceae bacterium DNA encoding:
- a CDS encoding sigma-70 family RNA polymerase sigma factor, which encodes MDKQELKSSQFFRYYNGAQKRIYAYLLMMVHNHNDAEDLLQETASILWEQYEQFDPNQSFAAWAIGIARNKALDFLKQKRSTRPMFSDSFYQEMSSLAESESQNIDRRLAALRTCLKRLSPENQQLIRLRFEEGISIKKLSQNLPYSADALYKKISRIYSCLYDCIHRTLLQGERL